A region of Nitrosomonas stercoris DNA encodes the following proteins:
- a CDS encoding macrolide export ATP-bindingpermease protein, whose translation MPPDRLKSVPEYLTCLLAIGEGTKQQVIDQMGSLGTTIMYLNSSAPPTGGPVGVLTEEDLDEVARLPEINRIMPVIGDPILVRHRNVDKQIYVFASPHIMPLVHHWQVAQGRFFTEAEDRELAPVVVLGYQVYRDFFPYLSNPVGQYLLIGTSPFEVIGVMAERGAESGSQNYDDMVFIPYRAGRARVYQTQEQPDYVVMEAASMDRVQVAEDAVRALLLERHGREDIRIGNAAARLKAQLETRDTMTRMLGLVAAVSLLVGGIGVMNVMLMTVRERTREIGIRMATGARDYDILSQFLIEAMLVTIVGGTVGVILGLIIGALLIFWETPVIFSFGVMIGAFSCAVITGLIFGYMPARTAARLDPVVALSSE comes from the coding sequence ATGCCGCCGGATCGGCTGAAATCAGTACCAGAATATTTGACGTGCCTGCTGGCCATTGGAGAAGGGACCAAGCAGCAGGTAATCGACCAAATGGGGTCGCTGGGTACGACCATTATGTATCTGAACAGCAGTGCTCCACCTACAGGCGGGCCAGTAGGGGTACTGACCGAAGAAGATCTGGATGAAGTGGCCCGTTTGCCTGAAATCAACCGGATCATGCCGGTGATTGGTGATCCGATTCTGGTAAGACACCGAAATGTAGACAAACAGATCTATGTGTTTGCCAGTCCGCATATCATGCCGCTGGTCCATCACTGGCAAGTAGCACAGGGGCGCTTTTTTACCGAAGCAGAGGATCGTGAACTGGCCCCTGTGGTTGTCCTTGGCTACCAGGTGTATCGTGATTTTTTTCCTTATTTGTCGAATCCTGTGGGACAGTATCTGCTGATCGGTACTTCTCCATTCGAAGTGATCGGTGTCATGGCTGAGCGAGGTGCGGAATCCGGCTCGCAGAATTATGACGATATGGTATTTATTCCCTATCGGGCCGGCCGCGCACGTGTTTATCAGACACAGGAACAACCTGACTATGTCGTCATGGAAGCCGCCTCAATGGATCGGGTGCAGGTGGCCGAAGATGCGGTCAGAGCTTTGCTGCTGGAACGCCATGGGCGTGAGGATATCCGCATCGGTAATGCAGCCGCCAGATTGAAGGCACAGCTGGAAACACGCGATACCATGACCCGGATGCTGGGGCTGGTTGCAGCCGTATCGCTGCTGGTTGGGGGCATCGGTGTCATGAATGTCATGCTGATGACCGTCCGGGAGCGCACGCGCGAGATCGGCATCCGGATGGCAACCGGTGCGCGAGATTACGACATTCTCAGCCAGTTTCTGATCGAGGCCATGCTGGTAACAATCGTGGGTGGGACAGTCGGTGTGATACTTGGTCTGATCATTGGCGCCCTGCTCATTTTCTGGGAGACCCCGGTTATTTTCTCGTTTGGTGTCATGATCGGTGCATTTTCCTGTGCGGTGATTACCGGGCTGATATTCGGTTATATGCCGGCCCGGACGGCAGCGCGGCTGGATCCGGTCGTGGCGTTATCCTCGGAGTGA
- a CDS encoding protein FecR, which translates to MTRTPPVEQENLLQTTPLPEDIIEAAINWSIKLDYNDPTPETRQSFEQWLHADPLHKLAWQRVHSLDDFRNDCKNLPSRLAFDTLQEVDSKRQSRKQNRRNAIKLLSLASITFVTGWGVREHTPWQRLLADASTATGEQRAWHLADGTVVMLNTDSAVSFDLTDAQRLIVLQRGEVHITTGSDREIAAQTGRKRPFRVRTPFGELQALGTRFVVRLNEQHARISVQEGAVELHPAAGGLSAIVQAGESRRLTGSSILPAADRHFEEDSWVSGIIAGKNIRLADLVAELSRYRPGYITCDERVADLPISGIFHVKDTDKALRFLAQTQPISVTYRTRFWVLVGPKNL; encoded by the coding sequence ATGACACGCACACCGCCTGTCGAGCAGGAGAATCTGCTGCAAACCACTCCTCTTCCCGAAGATATCATCGAGGCCGCTATCAACTGGTCGATCAAACTCGATTATAACGACCCCACCCCTGAAACCCGTCAATCCTTTGAGCAGTGGCTGCATGCCGATCCGCTGCATAAGCTTGCCTGGCAGCGAGTGCATTCCCTGGATGATTTCAGAAATGACTGCAAGAATCTTCCTTCCAGACTGGCGTTTGATACTCTGCAGGAAGTGGACAGCAAGCGCCAGTCACGCAAACAGAATCGCAGAAACGCGATCAAGCTGCTATCTCTGGCGAGCATCACCTTCGTAACCGGTTGGGGAGTGCGTGAACATACTCCCTGGCAGCGTCTGCTGGCGGATGCCAGTACTGCTACAGGCGAACAGCGTGCGTGGCATCTGGCTGATGGTACGGTAGTCATGCTCAATACCGACAGTGCGGTCAGCTTTGATCTGACAGATGCACAGCGACTCATTGTTCTGCAGCGGGGTGAGGTGCATATCACAACTGGTTCCGACAGAGAAATAGCCGCTCAAACCGGCAGAAAGCGCCCGTTCCGGGTACGCACGCCATTTGGTGAATTGCAGGCGCTCGGCACTCGTTTTGTCGTACGGCTGAACGAACAACATGCCCGCATCAGTGTGCAGGAAGGAGCAGTGGAACTGCATCCGGCTGCCGGTGGTTTATCAGCCATCGTACAGGCCGGTGAGAGCCGCCGGTTGACCGGAAGCAGCATCCTGCCTGCGGCAGATCGGCATTTTGAGGAAGATAGCTGGGTTAGCGGTATCATTGCCGGTAAAAATATTCGGCTGGCCGATCTGGTGGCTGAGCTATCGCGTTACCGCCCTGGCTATATCACTTGTGACGAGCGTGTGGCTGATCTGCCAATATCGGGTATTTTCCATGTAAAAGATACCGACAAGGCACTGCGGTTTCTTGCACAGACCCAACCGATCAGCGTGACATATCGCACCCGTTTCTGGGTGCTGGTGGGCCCGAAGAACTTATAA
- a CDS encoding putative RNA polymerase sigma factor FecI — protein sequence MTVPVVRLAALQQARDLYNNHHGWLQKWLYCKLGNTFDAADIAQDVFIRILTRRHPPQIEKPRAYLSSIARGLVVDHWRRRELEQTWLEILATLPEPEAPTPESRLIFLETLIEIDRVLDSLKPAVRTAFLLAQIDGLSCPQIASQLNVSRATVERYIAKALRQCYALHFEV from the coding sequence ATGACTGTACCGGTTGTCAGGCTGGCAGCCTTGCAGCAAGCGCGTGATTTATACAATAATCATCATGGTTGGCTGCAGAAATGGCTGTATTGCAAACTGGGGAATACTTTTGATGCGGCAGATATTGCCCAGGATGTATTCATACGAATACTGACTCGCCGGCATCCACCGCAAATAGAGAAGCCACGAGCGTATCTGTCTTCCATCGCACGTGGTCTGGTCGTCGATCATTGGCGCCGGCGCGAACTGGAGCAAACCTGGCTGGAGATACTGGCAACGCTACCCGAACCTGAAGCTCCCACTCCTGAAAGCCGCCTGATTTTTCTGGAAACACTGATCGAGATAGATCGAGTGCTTGATTCACTCAAACCGGCAGTGCGCACCGCTTTTCTGCTGGCACAAATCGACGGGCTGAGCTGCCCGCAAATCGCAAGCCAGTTGAATGTCTCCCGGGCAACGGTCGAACGCTATATCGCCAAGGCATTACGCCAGTGCTACGCATTGCATTTCGAAGTATGA
- a CDS encoding ubiquinonemenaquinone biosynthesis yields MAGYIGNVAVAYDRDLGHILFERYASDIARRVARRPVSDVLEVASGTGIVTRQLRNMLPGDAQLTAIDISDAMLDVARTKFFPHEQITFRIADAVTLPFDDQAFDAVICQFGVMFFDKDKAFRETYRVLKQGGRYLFSVWDSRDYNPYASLTFEVLKQFFPSDTPRFLENTVSSFKIDPIKEMLIRAGFEQINISVQRQVYDIPDARAFARGLIFSPVISEISERDEVDPDDIIEALADTFVMKYGSNPTRFPMQAILFEAEKL; encoded by the coding sequence ATGGCAGGGTACATAGGTAATGTCGCAGTTGCGTACGATCGTGATCTGGGGCATATACTTTTTGAGCGATATGCTTCCGATATCGCCAGGCGCGTTGCAAGAAGGCCAGTTAGTGACGTCCTTGAGGTTGCATCAGGTACAGGAATCGTGACAAGGCAACTACGGAATATGCTGCCTGGAGACGCACAACTGACCGCTATTGATATCAGTGACGCCATGCTGGATGTTGCGCGTACGAAATTCTTTCCGCATGAGCAGATTACTTTTCGGATTGCAGATGCGGTGACACTGCCTTTTGATGATCAAGCCTTTGATGCAGTAATCTGTCAGTTTGGTGTGATGTTTTTCGACAAGGATAAAGCCTTTCGAGAAACATATCGGGTACTGAAGCAAGGTGGGCGGTATCTGTTCAGTGTATGGGATTCACGTGACTATAACCCTTACGCCAGCTTGACTTTTGAAGTCTTGAAACAGTTCTTCCCATCGGATACTCCCCGATTTCTTGAGAATACTGTTTCATCCTTCAAAATTGATCCCATCAAGGAAATGCTGATTCGTGCCGGATTTGAGCAAATAAATATCTCGGTTCAACGACAAGTTTACGATATACCGGATGCCAGAGCCTTTGCACGCGGGCTGATATTTAGTCCGGTTATCAGTGAAATTAGTGAACGAGATGAGGTGGATCCTGATGACATTATTGAAGCACTGGCAGATACATTTG